One Phycisphaera mikurensis NBRC 102666 DNA window includes the following coding sequences:
- a CDS encoding creatininase family protein, with protein MADDRPELAHLPGHLRAACRLVPGAPVLWEHLAWPALAARRDAGDTLAVLPVAATEQHGPHLPTGCDTIIGEAVCAYASALTGVVVLPTLAIGCSVGHTPRWPGTVSLGHQNLSDAVGSIAAWLLATGFDRLILVSSHMGNDAPLRVAVDRLRTTHLGALLVGLHATFTLTPEIWRTFREDAADLHANKAETDLLLLLCPHLVDRDAMAKADDPDRTVGSAFSHPVGVTSTNGVTGSPSLANAADGEALLRRCGEALAAVLERAKAEAAPLGVDAEAQRCQPPSAERWRSQTP; from the coding sequence GTGGCCGACGATCGCCCCGAGCTTGCCCACCTGCCCGGCCACCTCCGCGCCGCCTGCCGGCTCGTGCCCGGGGCTCCGGTTCTCTGGGAGCACCTCGCCTGGCCCGCCCTCGCCGCCCGCCGCGACGCGGGCGACACGCTGGCCGTGCTGCCGGTCGCCGCGACCGAGCAGCACGGCCCGCACCTGCCCACCGGCTGCGACACGATCATCGGCGAGGCCGTCTGCGCCTACGCCTCGGCGCTCACCGGCGTCGTCGTGCTGCCCACGCTGGCGATCGGCTGCAGCGTCGGCCACACGCCGCGCTGGCCCGGGACGGTCTCGCTCGGCCACCAGAACCTCTCGGACGCCGTCGGGTCGATCGCCGCCTGGCTGCTCGCCACCGGCTTCGACCGGCTGATCCTGGTGAGCAGCCACATGGGCAACGACGCCCCGCTGCGGGTCGCGGTCGACCGGCTGCGGACCACGCACCTCGGCGCGCTCCTCGTGGGCCTGCACGCGACCTTCACGCTGACACCGGAGATCTGGCGGACGTTCCGCGAGGACGCCGCCGACCTGCACGCGAACAAGGCCGAGACCGACCTCCTGCTCTTGCTCTGCCCCCACCTCGTCGACCGCGACGCGATGGCCAAAGCCGACGACCCCGACCGCACCGTCGGCAGCGCCTTCTCGCACCCGGTCGGCGTCACCAGCACGAACGGGGTGACCGGCTCGCCCTCCCTCGCCAACGCAGCCGACGGGGAGGCGTTGCTGCGTCGCTGCGGGGAGGCGCTGGCGGCGGTGCTGGAGAGGGCGAAGGCCGAAGCGGCGCCGTTGGGGGTCGACGCCGAAGCGCAAAGGTGTCAGCCACCTTCAGCGGAGCGCTGGAGGTCGCAGACACCGTGA
- a CDS encoding sugar phosphate isomerase/epimerase family protein → MELKLLRSMWGAPEDPAALVGHVVGMGMDGVEGPPPPTPAARADLRRRLDDAGLVFVAEACTGRPRGDEPAAERWWMADPGAPPERHLDDLRRVVDGALEMNALLVSGLTGFDAWPLQRSIDFLGELSALDAGIPATAETHRGRSLFNPWVTDTVLAALPGLELTCDFSHWCVVAERLIDSELPSIERAAARCRHLHGRVGWAQSAQVGDPRDPVHADALAAHERWWDLCWSAQEARGFSTSTMTLEFGPDGYTPLLPFTRQPVSDLNDVIRWMADRQRGRFAARGSTP, encoded by the coding sequence GTGGAGCTCAAGCTGCTGCGTTCGATGTGGGGGGCACCGGAGGATCCGGCGGCGCTCGTCGGGCACGTGGTCGGGATGGGGATGGACGGCGTCGAAGGGCCGCCGCCCCCGACGCCCGCTGCGCGGGCCGACCTCCGCCGCCGGCTCGACGACGCCGGGCTCGTGTTCGTCGCCGAAGCCTGCACGGGCCGGCCACGGGGCGACGAGCCCGCGGCGGAGCGGTGGTGGATGGCGGATCCCGGGGCTCCGCCGGAGCGTCACCTCGACGACCTCCGCCGGGTGGTCGACGGCGCCCTGGAGATGAACGCCCTGCTCGTGAGCGGGCTGACCGGCTTCGACGCCTGGCCGCTGCAGCGTTCGATCGACTTCCTCGGCGAGCTATCCGCTCTGGACGCCGGCATCCCCGCCACCGCTGAGACGCACCGCGGCCGCAGCCTCTTCAACCCCTGGGTGACCGACACCGTCCTCGCCGCGCTCCCGGGGCTGGAGCTGACGTGCGACTTCAGCCACTGGTGCGTGGTCGCCGAGCGGCTGATCGACTCGGAGCTGCCGAGCATCGAGCGGGCGGCCGCGCGATGTCGGCACCTCCACGGCCGCGTCGGCTGGGCGCAGTCTGCGCAAGTCGGTGACCCGCGCGACCCGGTCCACGCCGACGCGCTCGCCGCTCACGAGCGCTGGTGGGACCTGTGTTGGAGCGCCCAGGAAGCACGCGGCTTCAGCACCTCCACCATGACCCTCGAGTTCGGGCCCGACGGCTACACGCCGCTGCTGCCCTTCACCCGCCAGCCGGTCAGCGACCTGAACGACGTCATCCGCTGGATGGCCGACCGGCAGCGCGGCCGCTTCGCCGCGCGAGGATCCACCCCATGA
- a CDS encoding aromatic ring-hydroxylating oxygenase subunit alpha, with product MIETLIDQIAATAALPLERAQTLPAAVYTDPDWHAFERDALLPKEWLSVAHVSQVPHAGDFLRLDVLGEPMLVVRGKDGVVRVLSRVCRHRGMDLMPAGHGYADAGNERTLLCPYHYWSYDLNGKLKGAPEMQKAEGFDRSEVCLHEHRSEIFEGFVFVTQDREAPPVAEKLAGLRDRFIGRWGLGDAEVVYEKHWESAFDWKLLVENFMEPYHHMGSHRDTLQPIMPAHGCWTEPEDPDWVACHLPLSKKLQEEADRNGRLAGFTPFPGLEPDDHKQWWVFLGHPTFLLFVGPNEVFWYRLLPTGPGTCSLLTTLLVSGEAKQAEDYAASFAADTKLIVDVHLEDVEALEGMQRGAASVGCAPGRLSHLEEPIHHFQRWLARAAERAMSGQGVTVGATG from the coding sequence ATGATCGAGACCCTGATCGACCAGATCGCCGCCACCGCCGCGCTCCCGCTGGAGCGGGCGCAGACGCTGCCCGCCGCCGTCTACACCGACCCTGACTGGCACGCCTTCGAGCGGGACGCGCTGCTGCCCAAGGAATGGCTCTCGGTCGCGCACGTCTCGCAGGTGCCCCACGCCGGCGACTTCCTCCGCCTCGACGTGCTCGGTGAACCGATGCTCGTCGTCCGTGGGAAAGACGGCGTGGTCCGCGTGCTGTCCCGCGTGTGCCGCCACCGCGGGATGGACCTGATGCCCGCCGGCCACGGCTACGCCGACGCCGGCAACGAGCGGACGCTGCTGTGCCCGTATCACTACTGGAGCTACGACCTCAACGGCAAGCTCAAGGGCGCGCCGGAGATGCAGAAAGCCGAAGGCTTCGACCGCTCGGAGGTGTGCCTGCACGAGCACCGCAGCGAGATCTTCGAGGGCTTCGTCTTCGTGACGCAGGACCGCGAAGCTCCGCCGGTGGCCGAGAAGCTGGCCGGGCTCCGCGACCGGTTCATCGGCCGCTGGGGGCTCGGCGACGCCGAAGTCGTCTACGAGAAGCATTGGGAGTCGGCCTTCGACTGGAAGCTGCTCGTCGAGAACTTCATGGAGCCCTACCACCACATGGGCAGCCACCGCGACACGCTCCAGCCGATCATGCCGGCGCACGGCTGCTGGACCGAGCCCGAGGACCCGGATTGGGTCGCGTGCCACCTGCCGCTGTCGAAGAAGCTGCAGGAGGAGGCCGACCGCAACGGCCGGCTCGCCGGCTTCACGCCCTTCCCCGGACTCGAGCCCGACGACCACAAGCAGTGGTGGGTCTTCCTGGGGCACCCGACCTTCCTGCTGTTCGTCGGGCCCAATGAAGTCTTCTGGTACCGGCTGCTCCCGACCGGCCCGGGCACGTGCTCGCTTCTGACGACGCTGCTGGTGTCCGGTGAGGCGAAGCAGGCGGAGGACTATGCGGCCTCGTTTGCCGCCGACACGAAGCTGATCGTCGACGTCCACCTGGAGGACGTGGAGGCGCTGGAGGGCATGCAGCGGGGGGCGGCGAGCGTGGGCTGCGCCCCCGGCCGGCTCTCGCACCTGGAAGAGCCGATCCACCACTTCCAGCGCTGGCTGGCGCGGGCGGCGGAGCGGGCGATGTCGGGGCAGGGGGTGACGGTGGGCGCGACGGGATGA
- a CDS encoding formylglycine-generating enzyme family protein gives MSDGVLPEMARIEPGRFLMGATENDRFASVLELPRHEVEIPRAFEIATTPVTRAAWAAYAGDVGADDRPVMGVSREDAESYLDWLSAETGLTLRLPSEAEWEYAARAGTTGAFHTGDDLTPRQANYLYDERARRVGPGHPTPVRAYPPNPWGLFDTLGSVAEWVADDWHRGYGGGPGDGSAWVEAPRSRVGVVRGGAWDLLPRLCRCAYRDALEVDARIDNVGFRFVSVRG, from the coding sequence ATGAGCGATGGCGTCCTCCCGGAGATGGCGCGGATCGAGCCGGGCCGCTTCCTGATGGGTGCGACGGAGAACGACCGCTTCGCATCCGTGCTGGAGCTGCCGCGGCACGAGGTGGAGATCCCGCGAGCGTTCGAGATCGCGACAACACCGGTCACGCGGGCGGCCTGGGCGGCTTACGCGGGCGACGTCGGGGCCGACGATCGGCCGGTGATGGGCGTCAGCCGGGAGGACGCCGAAAGCTACCTCGACTGGCTCTCGGCGGAGACGGGGCTCACGCTGCGGCTGCCGTCCGAGGCGGAGTGGGAGTACGCGGCCCGGGCGGGCACCACCGGCGCCTTCCACACCGGCGACGACCTGACCCCGCGGCAGGCGAACTACCTCTACGACGAGCGGGCCCGGCGGGTGGGGCCGGGGCACCCGACCCCGGTGCGGGCGTACCCGCCGAATCCGTGGGGCCTCTTCGACACGCTCGGGAGCGTCGCGGAGTGGGTCGCCGACGACTGGCACCGCGGGTACGGCGGGGGGCCGGGCGACGGCTCGGCGTGGGTCGAGGCGCCGCGGTCGCGCGTCGGCGTCGTCCGCGGCGGCGCTTGGGATCTGCTCCCGCGGCTGTGCCGGTGCGCGTACCGGGACGCGCTGGAGGTGGACGCGCGGATCGACAACGTCGGGTTCCGCTTCGTCTCGGTGCGGGGCTGA
- a CDS encoding ABC transporter substrate-binding protein, with protein MLTRRRLTATLARLAAAATIAGSLVLPVASASAQNEPLKIGYSDWPGWVAWEIGIQKGWFEEADVDVDFLWFDYVASMDAYVAGRVDAVAMTNGDALVTGGTGKPSVTILINDYSNGNDMLVVKPEVKTVAGLKGKKIGAELGFVGHLLAITGLEMAGLSADDVEFVDTPTDQTASVLANGDVSAIAAWQPNSGEALKAVEGARALFTSADAPGIIYDVLAVSPESLESRRDDWMKVIGVWYRIVEYLKDEDNMDDALAILAARVNVTPREYEPFFEGTYILTLDEAMERWEEGDGLGSIYGSTAYVNAFNVEQGVYDKPLDVSAYLDPSLMEAFAEMD; from the coding sequence ATGCTCACCCGCCGCCGCCTGACCGCCACCCTTGCCCGCCTCGCCGCCGCCGCGACGATCGCCGGCTCCCTCGTCCTGCCCGTTGCCTCGGCTTCCGCCCAGAACGAGCCGCTGAAGATCGGCTACAGCGACTGGCCCGGCTGGGTTGCCTGGGAGATCGGCATCCAGAAGGGCTGGTTCGAGGAGGCCGACGTCGACGTCGACTTCCTTTGGTTCGACTACGTCGCCTCCATGGACGCCTACGTGGCCGGTCGGGTCGACGCCGTGGCCATGACCAACGGCGACGCGCTGGTCACCGGCGGCACGGGCAAGCCGTCGGTCACGATCCTCATCAACGACTACTCCAACGGCAACGACATGCTCGTCGTGAAGCCCGAGGTGAAGACGGTCGCCGGCCTGAAGGGCAAGAAGATCGGCGCCGAGCTGGGCTTCGTCGGGCACCTGCTCGCGATCACCGGGCTGGAGATGGCCGGCCTCAGCGCCGACGACGTCGAGTTCGTCGACACGCCCACCGACCAGACCGCCTCCGTGCTCGCCAACGGCGACGTTTCCGCCATCGCCGCCTGGCAGCCGAACTCCGGCGAAGCGTTGAAGGCCGTCGAGGGCGCCCGCGCGCTGTTCACCTCGGCCGATGCGCCCGGCATCATCTACGACGTCCTCGCCGTGTCGCCCGAGAGCCTGGAGTCCCGCCGCGACGACTGGATGAAGGTCATCGGCGTGTGGTACCGCATCGTCGAGTACCTCAAGGACGAGGACAACATGGACGACGCGCTCGCCATTCTCGCCGCCCGCGTAAACGTGACGCCCCGCGAGTACGAGCCCTTCTTCGAGGGCACGTACATCCTGACGCTGGACGAGGCGATGGAGCGCTGGGAAGAGGGCGACGGCCTCGGCTCGATCTACGGGTCCACCGCGTACGTCAACGCCTTCAACGTGGAGCAGGGCGTGTACGACAAGCCGCTGGACGTGTCGGCGTACCTGGATCCGTCGCTGATGGAGGCGTTCGCGGAGATGGATTGA